The proteins below are encoded in one region of Delphinus delphis chromosome 4, mDelDel1.2, whole genome shotgun sequence:
- the RPL24 gene encoding large ribosomal subunit protein eL24, giving the protein MKVELCSFSGYKIYPGHGRRYARTDGKVFQFLNAKCESAFLSKRNPRQINWTVLYRRKHKKGQSEEIQKKRTRRAVKFQRAITGASLADIMAKRNQKPEVRKAQREQAIRAAKEAKKAKQASKKTAMAAAKAPTKAAPKQKIVKPVKVSAPRVGGKR; this is encoded by the exons ATGAA GGTCGAGCTATGCAGTTTCAGCGGGTACAAGATCTACCCAGGACACGGGAGGCGCTACGCCAGGACCGACGGGAAG GTTTTCCAATTTCTTAATGCAAAATGTGAGTCGGCATTCCTTTCCAAGAGGAATCCTCGTCAGATCAACTGGACTGTCCTCTACAGAAGAAAGCACAAAAAGGGACAGTCG gaagaaattcaaaagaaaagaaccCGCCGTGCAGTCAAATTCCAGAGGGCCATAACTGGTGCATCTCTTGCTGATATAATGGCCAAGAGGAATCAGAAACCTGAAGTTAGGAAGGCTCAACGAGAACAAGCTATCAG GGCTGCCAAGGAAGCAAAAAAGGCTAAGCAAGCATCTAAAAAGACAGCAATGGCTGCTGCAAAG GCTCCCACAAAGGCAGCACCTAAGCAAAAGATTGTGAAGCCTGTGAAAGTTTCTGCTCCCCGTGTTGGTGGAAAACGCTAA